Part of the Arthrobacter sp. MMS18-M83 genome is shown below.
CAAATACTCGTCAACCGGGGTCGGAACGCAAACAACCACGGCCGCCGCGCGGGCAAGCAATGATAAATCGCTGCTCAACATGAACGTCGGGTCCAAGAGTGCGTTGCTGAGCCGCTCCTTGTCGGAATCCAGAAGATCTGCCCGCTGCTCGCGGATTACGGCCAGCCGTGCATCGGACACATCCAGGCCCAGGACTCTGCGGCCGGAGGCGTTGATGGCCAAAGCCGTGGGCAGGCCCACGTAGCCCATGCCCACGATCGCCACGTCGAAAGTGAATGCCTGGTCCTGCGTGGTTGTGGCCTGGGTTACGCCTCCCTCCGGCCATGCCGGTGCCGGCGCGTGCACGGACTGAGAGTTCCCGTTGAGCGCTGTCTTGAGGGTCTTAACCTTCGTGTTCGGTGCCATGGTCAGTCGACCTCCAGGTGCCTGATGTCTCCAGTGTGAATAAAAGCCGGCGACGAAACGGGATGTGCCCTGGTCTCAGAGGGCACGTGACCACCCGCCGCCGGCTCGCTTGTGGGGGTACCCGCCGAATGCGGGATACCGATCGCATCGGAGCTAATTTCTCGCCGGATTACCGGGTGGTCTTCCTGTAGCAAAGAATTCTTCCTGCGTTTCATCTCGAGACCCACTTGTCCCCAATTGCGTGGCGGTTGCCATCAAGAAAGAGCGTATTAACTAACCCCTAGGGCGGGCGCGAGTGGGCTCTACCCGTCTTTGGACGCGCTGTGACGCCCGAATCCGCAGACTACCCGTCCAGGCATTCTTAACCACTCGATTCGGTACTCGCTTTGGTCCCGGCACCCTTGTTATCCAGGCGCGGACGACGGCGGAGGGAGACTGCGCGGCAAACGTCCTCCGGGCCAATGGGCACCGGAGTTTACCGCTAGCCCAGGTTCTCCGTACCGTCGGCACCGTTCATCAGGTCTTCACGGTGGCTAATGCCCAGCTTGGCAAACATCCGGTAGAGGTGGCCTTCAACGGTGCGCAATGACAGGCCCAAGCTGACCGCAATGTCCTTATTGCTTGATCCCGACCGCACAAGCGTTGCGATTTCCTGCTCTCGCCGGGTGAGCTTCTGGAGGTCGGGGGAGCTCCCCTCGTTCGCCGGACCTGCCTTGTCGAGTGCAGCGGTGCGGCGCTTGAGAAGTCGCTGTCCCTCAAGCTGGCGCGCTTTGTCCCCCCTGCTTTCCAGTATCCGAAGGGCGTGAACCGCACAATCAGCTGCGGCGAGTTCCAGCCCCTCCCTGGACGCCGATTCGCTAAGCTCAATGAGTCGATCCGCGTCCTTGTGCGTGAGGGCCAGCCCGACGCTCAGGGCAAACTCCGCGGTGCGGCCTTCACTGCCCTCGGCTACCGCGGTCAGCCTGCGCGAGACGCTCGGGTCTCCCAATCTCAGGACCAACATCAGGATGTCAATCTCAGCGCCTATTGCGCCGTCCGCGGCGGCCGAATCCGCAAGGGACATGAGCCGCGCGATCGCCACTTGCGAGCCGGTCTGTTCGGCTCTCGCCACTGCCGCATGGCCCTGGGCCAGCAGCGAGGGATGCACACCGTCCCGGATCATTGCGTCGTACTCGCTAGAGTACGACGCAGCGGTGTCGCGGCGTTTCAGGACCGACGCCGCGTACGCGGCGGCAGCAACGGCGTCGGGCAGGTCACTACCCATGTCAGAGACCCGCAGCATGCTGACCGCTTGACGAAGCCTTGGCAGCGCAACCCCCAGGTCTCCCCTGCGCAAGTCCACTAGTCCGGCTGCCAGGTGGAGCATCCCGCCCGAATAGATCAGCGAGTTCGGACCTTGGGAAACATGATTCCTGAGGAATGCGTCGAGAACGTCAAATTCACCCGCCTGTTGTAGGGCCAAGATGTAGCAGCGCATGACAAAGCCCGCGTATTGGAGGCTCCAATCGCCGTTCGTGGCGACCATCTCCTGGATGCTCATCAGAATCTGGAGGGCAGAGACCGGCCGGCCCGTGACCGCCATGGCCTCCGCGAGGAGTGCGCCCGCCACCAGGCGGGACTCGTCGTCGTCGGTTTCGTTCCAAATCTGGCGGAGCTCACGTTCCGTCTCGACATAGTGGCCTTCCGCTTGGAGGCCTTGCAGCGAAAGAAGCCTGCTTCCCAGCTTTCCGCGTTCTAGTTCCGCGGGGTCAATGCCCTGCGGAGCCTCAGCGAGCCTGGCGAGGGCCGCCTCCCATTCGTAGGCTGCCTGCTTGATGGCGTTCGGCCCGACGCCTTGGCGTCCGGCAAGTTGGGCCGCTAACATCGATGCGTGCCGGAGCGTCCGCGGATCACTTGTCCGGTCCACTACCCCGGCAAGAGACGACACCGATCCCCGAATATCACCGCGGTACCATTTTGCCCGTGCCACCTCTACTTGGGCGGCGAGTCGCAGGGACGGATCCTTGATCGCGCTGGCCACCCGTTCCACGTAACTAGGGATGAACAGCCGATTTGCCAGTTGCGTCGCTTCCAGGATGTCTGCATCCGGGACCTTGGTGCCCGATTCCAACCCCCATGAAACGTAGCGCAGCAGGCCGTCCATGGTCTGCGGTTTGGCACCCATCAGGTCCACGATGCGCCGTCGGATGGTCATGCTGTGGGCAGTGGGGACCAGCTGGCGGATCACTTCGCCGACCAGCGGCTGGGCCAACCGGACATGCCGTGCGGGGTCGGACGCGATCTCTATGAAATGCAGTTCCTGCAGTTCATCCACGGCGTTGGAGTAGCTTGCCTGTTGCACCACGTTCAGCGGAACGGGCTCTGCCAACGCGACGGTCTCCAGGGTCTCACGCAGTTCGGGTCCCAGGAGGAGGATCTGGTTTCTCACCAGGTCCATCAAACGCACGCTTGTTCCCCGAAGCTCACCTGAAAGCATCCAGGCGTCGTTGCGGCAGACCAACTGGCCAAGTGACTTGGCGTGGTCAATGAGTTCCAGCAAGAACATCGGGTTTCCGCCGGAGTACTTGCAGAGGAGGGCGCTGGCGCCTTGGACGACGGGCCCGTCCAAGGCCTGGGCGCAAAGTTGGTTTACTTCCTGCTCGTTGAGGGGATGCAAGTCGAAGCGGTCCACGAGTCCTTCGGACCACATCGAGAAAACTTCTGCTGGGGGGCAGGATACGGACGGCACAAGAACACGACTTTGGCCGCTTCCGCCGCCGCCAGCTGTGCCAGGACAGCCACGCTGCTGTCGTCGATGTGGTGTGCGTCCTCAACGATCAGGACGGCCGGTGCCGGGTGCGGCTGCCCTGCCGGGTTCAATGCCGCGACGACAGCCCTGAGGACGGACAACGGCTCGTTGATCTGGCCCGGGGTCAGGGCGGTCAGCAATGGCGCCAAGGCCGCAAAGGGTACCGATGACAGAGTCGGGCCGGCAAATACCCTGAAGGGGCGGACTCGGTGGCCCAGTTCATGGACCACTTCGTTAATCAGTGCAGTCTTGCCGATGCCTGCATCGCCGAAAAGCAGCACACCCGGACCGTTGACATCCAAAAGGCAATCGACGACGGCGGCCATGACGCTGAATCGTCCAACCAACGGTTCGGTGGAAACCACCTCAGTCATTGCGCACCACCTTCAACGCTCCCAAGGGCAAAGCTCAGTTCCGAGCGTTCTACGATCTTCAGCTTGCCGAAGATCTGGTAGAGGTGCCCCTCTACCGTCCGCACTGAAACGTGGAGCTTCGCGGCGATACCCTTGTTGCTTTCCCGCTTCGCCGCCAGCTTTGCAATCTCCAACTCGCGCGCAGTCAGCTTCAGTCCCTCTTGGTGGCCACTCTGCGGGGTGCGCAGATGCTGCCTGCAGGTCTCCGCGAGCTGCCGTGCCTTCCGAAGTGCCGTCTTGTCCAATGGGACGTGTTCCAGATGCAACACGGTCTCGGCGATGTCGAAGGCGAACCTCTCGTTCTGCATGTCTTCGGCCAACCGTGCTGCATCGAGAAGAAGCTCGGCACTGCCCGACATCATCGCTTTCGCGTACACGGCACACAGGTCCGCGAATCGTCCTTGGCAACGGAGTGCCGAGTCCAGCAGCCTGGGAGCGGCCGCCACAGCACCCAGACGAACCGCTGAGCTGAGGCAAAATATCTCGTGACCGGGCGCACCCTCGTTCCGGTCGGCGTCGGCCAGTCGGAGAAGTTCCTCAATGGCGGTTTCGGGGCCTTCGAGGCGCTCCCGGGCCAACGCCTCGAGGTACTTTTGCATCCGTTCCTTCCGCCACGTCGGCCTGCGCTGCTGGGTGGACGCTTCCTTCAGGTAGCGCAAGGCTTGGTCGGGCTCACCCTGTAACGCCGACGCGTAGGCAGCCGCAGTGCAGGCGATATCCAGCATGCCTTCGTTGTCCTGGACACGCAGCTGGCTTATCACCGGAATGAGCGCTTCCATGCCGTCTTGGGCCCGGCCCTGGAGGCAAAGGAAGATCGCTTTGGGAAGGTCAATGGCCGTGGGGAGTGCCTCGGCCGACGAGACCAAGACGTCGTCGTCCGGCTGGACCATTTCCCCTGCTTTGTCCCACCTTCCGGCAAGCACGAAGGCGAACCTGAGGCGCGATGTCGCGCGCCGGGCCGCCGCGACGGAAACAGCAGGATCATGACAGTCGGCCATCAGCAGCTCGGCCATGTCCGCCGCCTCGGATTGCCGACCCGTCAAGGCCCAGGCCTCGCACAGCCAGCTTCCGGCGAGTAGACGGAACTCCGTGCCGTGGGACTCAAAGTCTTGAAGCACCTCTTCCAGGTTTACCGCCATCTCGGCGTAGGAACCCGAATAGCTGGCTGCCTGCGATTCGGCCAGGACAAGTTCCTCCCGAAGTTCGGCGATATCCTGCCCTCCGCCGGCGGTCGCAGCTTCGTCGTCCAGGCGCCGTCGGACGTGTTCCAAGGTTTCGCAGGCCTGGGCAGTGGTTTCGCTTCGGGCCAGAAGGACCGAGCTCTCGGCGAGTTTGAACCGCACCCATTCAGGCAAGGTGGCCTCATCCCCGGGTCCTTCCCGGTGTTGCTTCAAGACGTTCCGGGCACCGGTCACGTCGCCCAGTGTCATCAATGCGTGGGCTTCCTCGGCTACAGCCGCAGGCATCAGGGAGTGGTTTGGAATGGACCGGACCAAGCGCAAGGCCAGCCTCGCGTCAAGTTGCCGATTGGCCACGTTCGCAGCGTCAAGAGCTTCATTCGTACCGAGTTCGGCTCCGCAGTCCAATGCCCAAGAAGCCATGTGCAGCAACATCAGGCGCTGGCCAAGGGACGGATTCGTCGCTTGGGCCAACATGTCCCGCAGTTCGTTGCTGCGGCCGGGAGGAACGTTCGCCCGGACCACGTCGCCCACGAGTTGGCTTTGCAGCCTGGCCATCCTGGGCAGCGAATCGTCCACCAGAAGGACGCCCCTTTTCTCAAGGGAATCCACATCGTCCGGTGACGCGAGCGCCAGCAGGGATTCCAGGGGGACGGCCTTTGCCAATGACAGGATCTCCAGGACTTTGCGCTCGCCGCTGCCCATCCGGCCAAGCCGGGTGGTGATGAGATCCGTGATTGCCCGGCCGTGCAGTTCGCTCCGTGACGTCAGTACCCAGACGCCGTCGCGCTTCAGAAGCGCTCCCGATTCGGAGAGCTCTGCCGCGAGCATCTTGAGGTAGTGGGGGTTGCCTCCGCTGGCTGCCCAAATGGCGTGGGCACCCGACGGTGAGACCTTTGCTCCCAGCCCGGCCTCGAGCCAGACGTGTGATTCATGGAAAGTAAGTGGTTTGAGGTCTATCCGGTGCAGGAAGCCGTCGCCGCAGAGCCTCGTGATCTCGCCACAGAGCCGCTGCGGATCAGTGCAGGTCAGGACAAGCTGTGCAGCGCCGTTCCGCGCGAGTTGGGCCACCGTCATGGCCGCCAACTCATCCAGCTCGGCCGCATTTTCAATGACCAGGTACACCGGCTTTCCCTCGGCACGCTCACGGAGTAAGGCGGTGAGGGCTGACAACACCAGCACCGGATGGGCCAGGTACCCCGGGTCAAGATCGCTCAAGAGAATATTGAGGGCGCCGTACGGTGATCCCGCCAACGCGGCGCTGCCACGGATGACGACGACGAACGAATGCCCGCGAATTTCGTTGACCGCACGGGTGGTCAAGTAGCTCTTGCCGCTCCCGGACGGCCCCGTAACGAGTACGCCACCCTTGGATGCCGCGAGCGCAAGTGCGATGTCGTCAACAGTGGCCCTGGGTCCAATCGGCGGCCACGCCATCGAGACCACCGACTTGCCTTCGCCGCCCTCCTGTGGGGATGGAGACGAAGATGCGTCGAATGCCTGGTACCGCGACCCGTTTCCGGACCGAGCGGCGTGGACCGTGGATGCACTGCCTGCTGTCAACATGAGCGAGACCCCCAGTGATCGAGTGGTGACACCCCCCAATTAACCAGCTAGGCGTCAGCCCTACACCAGTAGTGAGTACTCGACTTTCATACGGCCCGATACTCGTATGCGGGTATGAGTACCCCTGCCGCGGGTCGTGGCTACTCGGCGCCGGCAGTAGCGTTCCCATCGAATCGAGAGTGCGCTACTAATGCTTTGGGTCCGTCTTCCGGTTCAGCCGGCGTCGGGCGTGCCTCGCACGACGGCGACAGCCCCGGCAAGTTCGTCCCTTCCGGTGATCCCCAATTTCGAGTAGCACCGGTACAGATGTCCTTCGACAGTGCGGACCGAGATAAGCAACGTGTCCGCAATCTGCCGGTCGCTGAGGCCCTGGACCGCCAGATTGACAATGTCCCATTCCCTCTTGGTCAGTCTTGGTGACACGGATTCGTGCTGTGTTTCCTCGCGTTCCTGACCCAATTCTTCGTTGCAGCGCGCCAGCCCCGCGCGTGCAACCGCCGTGAGCTCTTTGGTGCGTCCGTCATCCGGGGCATCCAGCGCCAAGCTGTAAGACCTCGCGGCCAGGTGGTAGACAGCGGCCGATTGAAGCTTCTCCCCCGCGGACAAGTACCGGGCAGCACCCCCGAATTTGAGTGCCAGCCCGTACTCAGCGAGGGATTGGGCCCATGCGCCCTCAGTTGCGGCCGCAGTTTCGCAAAACCGGTCCAGCCTGTTGGTGTCCCCCAGGCCAAGCGCCAGCTCCAGGGCATGCAGTTCAAGGAAGGTGGCGCCTTTTTTCGCTGCATCGTCGGCGTTGACATACAACCCTTCGACGCCGGAGCCGTCACCTTTGAGGAGTTCAATCGCGGCTTCGAAAAAGTTGCTTGCTTGGGCATTGAGAAGATACATGCCGTGTTGCCCCCAGGACTTGTAGTCCGCCCTGAACCGTTCAGCTTCAGGCAACCCGGCGCCGGCTGCCGCATAGAATGCCATTGCGGCACACAGACCGAAAAGATTCTGCGGATCGCTGTCTCTCAGGGCTTCGAGGCCGGCAGTGAGCAGCGGCAAGGCATCGCCGGATTTTCCCTGCCTAATGGCAACATAGCCGAGCACTACGTAAGCTGCCCCGCCAAAGGAAGCCATGGCGACACCTGAGGATTCGTAGTAGCTGTCGAGGAGCTTTTGAGCGTCCGCCCAGTCCCCGGCAGCCAAAGCGCAAATGACGTGGCGGGCAGCGATGAACTCGGGGACGAAGAATATGTCGTTCTCCGGGGGCTGTTCCACGGCGGCAGCTTCCAACGCCAGCAGCTTCCCCTGGCGCCCGAAGCCGAGGGCGCAGAGCCGCTCTGACTTCAGGGACAACGCCAAAGCCTTGAATAGAACCGCCAAGGAGCCTTCTACGGATCGTTCCTGAAGGAGGACGCGCTCCAGGTCCGGGCCCATCCGCCGGTATTCACCGTCCAACGAACCAGCAACCATGTCCATGAGGGAAACAGCAAGTGGCACAGCGGCTTTCACGTCCGGTGTCTGCTGCCCCTGGAGGCCTGGCCGCTGCTCGCCCCTTTCACGGAGAGCATTGGTATCGGCCAGGATCAAGGAAGCGGGTTGCCCCACCGCGGCACGCGTGACGGCACGAAGCAGGCTGTCGAATATTAGGTGGGAGGGTCCGGCGTCGCCGTCCAGGGTTTCTTGGGTCAGGACTGCTGCGGCCTCGTCGCGGCGGCCAAGATTGAAGTACGATCTGGCCATGATTGCCTGAGCAACCGTTTGCCACTGCATATCCTGGACGGCGGTCGCCATGCGCAATGCCGTCTCGCTTTGAAGGAGCCTCCCGGCAAGGACCGCCGCTCTGATCAAGAGACGGTCGGGCACGTCTGCCCCGCAGTCAAGAGACCACGTAACCATCCGGAGGAGGGAGTCCGGGTTGTCTTCGAAAACGTCCATCCGGGAAACTAATTGTCGGTGCAGTTGCAGGCTCTGGGCAGCTGGGACGACGCTGCGCAGTACCTCTCCGTAGACGGGAGAGACAAGCCGGAGGGTTGGCAACCCATTGCCGGATGGCTTGATCAAATGCTGGTCCACTAACTCCTGCACCGCCGTTTCACCGGCGACAACGTTGATCAGCTTCTCGTCCACCGGCTCGGCCAGTGCGATCAAGCTCAGGGCATCCCTGCCTGCGGGCGAAATGCGCATCAGCTGAAGCTTAACCACAGCTTCCAGCTTGACGGTGTGGATGGGTGTTGCGGCTGTCTTGAGCCAAACACCGTGCCGCTGAACAAGCGAACCCGAGCTTTCGGCTTCCCGAACAAGGGTCTTCAACAACAGGGTGTTGCCTCCGGCCTCTGTCCAGAATCCATGGCTCGTGCTGCTCAGCACGATTCCCCCCAACAAGGCCTCGCACAGTGCGTGGCCTTGCTCAGCCGTCAGGGGCTCTAAGTCAAACCACTCAGCACTTCCCTCGTGCCACAGTCGCAAGAGAAGTCCCGGAACCCCCGGCCGGGGGACGCACGCGGCCACGATTTTGGCCCATCCTGCCTGAACAAGCTCAGTAAGCATCTCGCACGTGGCATCGTCCAAATAGTGCGCATCATCGACCAGGAGCAAAGCTGGACTAGTATCTTTGCGGATGCTCTCAAGGTGAGCCCAAAGGGCGCGCAGCACGGCGACGCGGGAGGAAATGTCGGCAACGGAGAGTTGTGCAAGATACGGGGCCAACACCCCATAAGGGACGGCAGTAAGTGAGGGACTTCCATGAATCGGGACTACCGCAAAGTCCTTGCCAAAGATACTCCCGAGCTGGGCTAGAAGCGCGGACGCTCCAAGGCCTGAATCGCCCACGATGAAGACAGCCGAACAGTCGTCCGCACGGATTGCGGCAGTAATTCCAGGGAGCAAATGCCCATAGTCCAGCCAAGGTTCAAGCGGCCTCGTGCCGCTTTCTCCGGCAAGACCATGCACCGCCGCGGCGTTGTCATGCCTGCGCGGTTCCTTCAAGCTCGCTCCTTGATGAGATGCCCATTTTCGTGAAGATTTGATAGAGGTGGCCTTCAACTGTTCGGACGGAAACCTGCAGTTGGTTGGCCACCTCCTTGTTACTCAACCCTTGACTGGCCATCTTTGCAACCTGCCGCTCCCTTTCCGTCAGTTCGGGTCCGAAAGTATGTGGTGTCAGGGGCAGTACCGGAACGGTGCCGACCAGGCGGTCCAACCGTTGCTGGGCGAGCCGGGCGGATGACGAATCGCCGGCTTCCCGGGCGATGTCCAATGCCAGGACGGCGCAACGCGACTCCACCGCATCCAACTTCAGCTCCTGGGCAACGGAGGCGGCAAGCAGCAAGGTCTTCGGGTCCTTCTTTCGGCTTCCTTCCGCCACCATCCGGTTCACCGCCGCCATTTTGCCTTGGCGGCGCGATGAAACCTGCTCCAAAAGCAAAAGCTCGTCGTCAGTACCGTGGACGGTGGCCCCGAAAAGGCTGATGGACGCCGTTGTGGTCCGTCCTTTCGCCAGGTCCCGGTTGGCCGACTCGATCAGGCTCTGCTTCGCTCCAGGATCCTTCAACCAACGCCGCGCCATCTTGACACAGAATTCGGCCATCCATGCGGGAAACCACGCCGTCTCCCCTTGCCCTTTTTCCGCCAATTCGAGAAACGTCCGGGATTCTTTCACATCGCCAGCCTGCGCATAGGCAAAGGCCAACGCAGAGTAAGCCAGTGCGGGTCCATAGTAGTTGCGTCTGATCTCCAACTGCGCCTGGGCTCCCAGAAGGGTGTCAATCGCCACTGCGGCCCGTCCGGCGTAGGTGTAGGAGACCCCCAAGGCAAGCTCGGCGGCGCCGCCGAGGTAGTGGATGTTCTTCGGCTGGTGGTCGAGTGTCGCTGTCAGCATCCTGGCCAACTCCTCCCATTGTCCGCTGCACAGCAGGGCGGCAAACAGGCCTTCGGACAACCAGTTGTGCAACCGGGGTTGCGCCTTTGCCCGCTGTATTTTGTGCTTGAGCTCGCGCGCCAGTTCGATTGCCTCCATTTCCCTGCCAAGTACTGCCCAGGCCATCGTCAGCAGGCTCCCGCAACTCAACCGTTGTTGGAGATCGCTGCCATCCCGGTATTCCTGTTCCAAGGCTTCAGCAACTTCCGAATACTCGCCCTGATGGACCTGAAGCTCAAAACGGGCGAGCTTAAGCATTCCACGTGCTCGCTCAAGTTCGGCGGCATCGGTAACGCCCTCTTGTGACCTACGGGCAAGGTCCTCCTCGGCATCAGCGACCAGGCCGGGAATTTGCACGTGCCCACCCGGAATCCACAACAGCGCGCTGCAGAGCTCCTGGACATAGTCCGCATAGTCATACGCCGAAAGGCGCCGAAGTTGCTCGGGCGTCACATCCTTCAAAGCGGCGATCGCAGCCTCATGCTCGGCCAGGATCACGTGGGAAACACAGCGTTGCTGGGCCGCGGCCACCCACTCCTTGTCTTCCCGCCCAATCTGCCGGGCACATTCCAAGGCGAACCAAGGATCGAATTGCCTGTTCGCGGCCGTCGCAGCGGCCAGGGCCACCGCGGGTTCCAACGTTTCGCGTACGTTCAGCGTGGAGGAGGCAAACCCCAGAAGGGCCTCGGCGTCCAGGTCCTCCGTAATGCCACCGATAACCCCAGCGGCTAGCCGGCGCAGTTCATTCCGTCGTGGCAGGTCCATCCATCCTCGAATGACCTCGCCCATGTACTCGTCGCGCAGCGCCACAAGGCGGGCGCCTGACGGTTCGATGCGAAGATAACCGGACCACTCCATCTCCGCAACCACTTCAGGTTCCAGGACGTCCAACAGCACGGCGAGTGGGGCCGTCCGGATAAGGGCAAGCAACTCCAGCGCTTCCTGGACCGCCGGGCTCTCCCGAGCAAGTCGGGAACGGACCAGATCGGTCAGGACTTCGGCGGAAGAAAGATGGATTTCGCCTTTCATCGCCCAAACTTGTCCGGCCAGATGCAGGTTGCCCGAGCGGAGCTGCTCGGTGACGATGGCTTGGAGCACCAAGGGATTTCCACCGCTGGCTGCATGCAGGGCGCTTGCGGCAGTCGCGGTCACTCGTTTCCCAAGGACGCCCGTGAGCAATTTGGCCACTTCCGCCCGGGAAAAAACCTGGAGCGGAACTTCGTGGAGCAGTCCGTCCTTCAGCAACCTGATCAGGTCTTCCGGCATGTCAGTGACTTGGCGGACAGTAACGAGGACTTTCGCCGTGCCACTAATTAACAAGTGCACTAGGGCAGCCGTGCTCATGGTGTCCATTGCGGGAAGTTCCGATAGGACCAACAGCACCTCACGCCCCGCGGCGTCCGAACTTATCATTTGCGATATGCCGTGGATGATCGCTCCGGGGGAATCTCCAGCATCAGCGGGCAATCGGGCGAGCAGATGTGCCAGCGACCCAAACGGAGTTGTGGTGTCCGCTGAACCGTGGAGGTGCACTACGTGTGCCTTTGGAGAGAGCCTCGCCTCTACGGAGCGGGCGAACGTCGCTTTGCCAACGCCTGGTGCTCCAACTACCACCACTCCATAAAAAGATGGCTCGCCGAGCGCTTCTATAACCGTGTTCTGAAGATCCTGCCGGACCAGTGACGACCATTTCCGACGTTCTGCAGCGCCAAGGGCTTGCCGCTCCGTTGGGTGCCGCCCTATTTCGGATTCCGGTGTTGCTCGCAATTTAGATCACGCTACCTTCGTAGCTCTGGCGGACGTGACGTTCAGCGGGTCGTTTGCTTTCGTATTTCCCTTCAGCCCCAGCAGTGATTTGCAAAGTATCATAGCGATCCCCGCGAATCAATTAGTCAACCGGCGAGCCATCAGGCTACTTGTTAAGCAATTGAATTGGGTACTTGGAATCAACCGCCAGGGTTCCCTGGCCGAGCGAAGCGAGGCAAGGGAGGCGGTGGGGACTAGGCCTTCACGGCGTGAAATCTCTGCTGGGCGGCAAGCAGACCCTCAGTCATCAATACTTCAACGGCGTCTGCCGCTTCATCCAGGAGGAATGGCAGCTCTTTCTTTTCCGAGGATCCAAAATCCCTGAGGACATAATCCGCCGTGTCCATCCGGCCAGGCGGCCTGCCGACGCCCACACGGACCCGCAAGTAGTCCTTGGTTGCCAAAGCCTTGGAGATATCCCGCAGGCCGTTGTGGCCGCCTTCTCCACCGCCGATCTTCAACTTGACGGTGTTGAAGGGAATATCAATTTCGTCGTGCACCGCAATCACGTGGTCCGGAGCGATATCAAAGAACTTGGCGAGGCCGGAAACCGGCCCCCCGGAAACGTTCATATAGCTCATTGGTTTCGCCAGCACCACCCTCGGCCCCCCTATCCCGAGCCTGCCCTCCACGACTTGCGCCCGGGACTTGTGGGTCTTGAAACTTCCGCCCATGCGCGAAGCAAGTTCGTCCAGGACCATCTGGCCGACGTTGTGGCGGTTGTGGCTGTATTCACTGCCGGGATTGCCAAGGCCGACAATCAGCCAAGTGTCTGTCATGGAGTCATCCTAGGGAATCAAGAGGGTGGACTGAAAAAGAAGTGGCCGGGACCCCTCAGGGACCCGGCCACTCGCAAAGGCGTATGCCGCAACTAGTCGGAACGACTACTAAACAGAAAGACTACTCAGCAGCAGGAGCTGCCTCTTCCTCGGCTTCCGAAGTGGCCTCCGAGATGTGGATGATGAGCGTCTCGGGATCGGTCAGCAGTTCCGAACCGCTCGGCAGGACGATGTCCGAGGCGTGGACGTGCTCGCCGGCCTTGCGGCCTTCGATGCTGATTTCGA
Proteins encoded:
- a CDS encoding LuxR family transcriptional regulator — its product is MSTAALVHLLISGTAKVLVTVRQVTDMPEDLIRLLKDGLLHEVPLQVFSRAEVAKLLTGVLGKRVTATAASALHAASGGNPLVLQAIVTEQLRSGNLHLAGQVWAMKGEIHLSSAEVLTDLVRSRLARESPAVQEALELLALIRTAPLAVLLDVLEPEVVAEMEWSGYLRIEPSGARLVALRDEYMGEVIRGWMDLPRRNELRRLAAGVIGGITEDLDAEALLGFASSTLNVRETLEPAVALAAATAANRQFDPWFALECARQIGREDKEWVAAAQQRCVSHVILAEHEAAIAALKDVTPEQLRRLSAYDYADYVQELCSALLWIPGGHVQIPGLVADAEEDLARRSQEGVTDAAELERARGMLKLARFELQVHQGEYSEVAEALEQEYRDGSDLQQRLSCGSLLTMAWAVLGREMEAIELARELKHKIQRAKAQPRLHNWLSEGLFAALLCSGQWEELARMLTATLDHQPKNIHYLGGAAELALGVSYTYAGRAAVAIDTLLGAQAQLEIRRNYYGPALAYSALAFAYAQAGDVKESRTFLELAEKGQGETAWFPAWMAEFCVKMARRWLKDPGAKQSLIESANRDLAKGRTTTASISLFGATVHGTDDELLLLEQVSSRRQGKMAAVNRMVAEGSRKKDPKTLLLAASVAQELKLDAVESRCAVLALDIAREAGDSSSARLAQQRLDRLVGTVPVLPLTPHTFGPELTERERQVAKMASQGLSNKEVANQLQVSVRTVEGHLYQIFTKMGISSRSELEGTAQA
- the pth gene encoding aminoacyl-tRNA hydrolase, encoding MTDTWLIVGLGNPGSEYSHNRHNVGQMVLDELASRMGGSFKTHKSRAQVVEGRLGIGGPRVVLAKPMSYMNVSGGPVSGLAKFFDIAPDHVIAVHDEIDIPFNTVKLKIGGGEGGHNGLRDISKALATKDYLRVRVGVGRPPGRMDTADYVLRDFGSSEKKELPFLLDEAADAVEVLMTEGLLAAQQRFHAVKA